The Apium graveolens cultivar Ventura chromosome 10, ASM990537v1, whole genome shotgun sequence nucleotide sequence ACTGCCAAAATTTTATTGGATCAAAGTCGTCACTCGCttcatccaaatatatgaaattAATCACTCATTTCAAAAACGACTCAACTTGGTCACTAATTTGAAAATGTATCAAGAAGATAATCTGGTAATGACTAAATTGATATATAATTTCATCTTTTTAATGACTAAtttgatacaaattttcaaattAGTGACTAGATTGAGTTATTTTTGAATAAAGTGACTAGTTTGATATATTTGGATGAAACGAGTGATGATTTTGATATCTGTCCCATTTTTTTATATTAAGGATTTGCTGTATCTGGTCCCAACTCCCACCATTTCCAGTATTGTTTGGTTTTCATGTCGCAATCTCTAAAATAGCAATGATTTTTTATGTCGCAATCCTTTTGTTGGTAGATTAAATTTGAAAAGCCACCGATTAGCGTTGAAAATTAGGACAGACATTGCTATCTGGTAACTGTTCGTTCAATAATTTGTTCCtctgtttttaattttttaaccTCTCAAGGTTTTGTATACTATTATGATTTGATTTTTCGTATTCTTTCCAAGTCTTGAATGCTTTCTGAGTAAACTTTTTCAGTTTAGTCCAGTCGTGCACTTGGTTTGTCATTGTTAAAGTTGTCTTTTACTATCTTGTTATCATTTATTACTGCAGAGACCTTGGCAACACAAATTTGTCTGGTCATTTGGTACCTGAGCTTGGAACGCTTGAACATCTGCAGTATCTGTGAGTACTTTAGATTGATAAAATGGATTAGTAGATTGTTTAATGGCATATTTAATGACATTTTGTTTCTAGTAGTATAAATATACACAAAAATATCAGCTGACTAAAATTTAAAGAACGAAATTGTTTCTGATTCAGCGAGCTTTACAAAAACAACATCCAAGGGACTATACCTAATGAGCTTGGCAACTTGAAAAGTCTGATAAGCTTGGACTTGTACAACAACAATCTCACAGGGATCATTCCTTCTACTTTGGGGAAGTTGCAGTCTCTTGTTTTCTTGTAAGTTGGCTTAATCATATGTGGTTGTGTATAATTGTATATATGTGTTTACGAGTATGTTATTCGAATAACCGTTCAAGAAGAAGATGAGAATTTATaaattgaaattggtaaagcCTATATGTATATCTCTCGCACATGCATCCCATCATTGAATCGTAATTCATCATCTCTCTGCAGGCGTCTTAATGACAATCATTTGGTTGGTAGAATTCCTAGGGAACTTGTTAATGTTTCCAACCTGAAAGTTGTGTAAGTGATCAAAATTCATTTAAATTATCTGTGTGTGTATGTGTAAACTATGTAAACAACCATGTTGAAACAATCATGTGCATTTGTTACAGTGATGTCTCAAGCAATGACTTGTGTGGAACAATTCCTACTAGGGGTCCATTTGAGCACATTCCGTTGAGCAAGTAAGATTTATATAATTATGTCATTTGCCTGATTTTGTGATTCTTTCTTCTTCCTAATTTTCTTTTAGATTAAATTATACTAAGATGTTAAATATGCGGAAACAAGAATAGTACCTGCATAAATATATGAGAAATAAAGAGCCACACCTATGTAAGGATGTTTATAAATTCTACACATCTGCAATCTATCTGTTCTTGGACCCTCAACCACACTTTTTTGCATTTGCAATGCCCTATAGAGAAtggtatatatacatacactctGTTTCCATTTGTATTGAATTTGTGAGATTACTTCCACCTTTTGCCTCTCCCACTTTTGCACTCTTTGCATTGTGCATCACTAATTATATTTTTCTATGGATTGTGTGCAGCTTTGAGAATAATCCACGACTGGAAGGACCAGAGTTGCAGGGACTAGCGAGTTACGATACAAACTGCATATGAATAGAAGATCAGGTGCAGAAAGTTGTGAATTCTCTTGTGGCtctataaaaatataatattaggTTAGTTTTCGTGTACTGCAAAATAGTTGGATATGTAAAGGTTTGTTGTAAATCTTTTCAAAGATTAGTAACAACAAACCTGGTTTGTGTTGTGTGTTAGTGTAATGGTAAGTTGCATGAATTAGTATTATGGATATATATGGGCAAGAACTAAGAAGTTTCTAAAGTTCTCTGTTATTGCTGCCTACAATTGTGTTTTGATCCAAAGGTATCAataatacaattatttatattagtttttaatcccAGTCGTTCCTTAAAATACTAGGACATTCATCCCTCACATCTCAATTTTTAAGGCACTACCAGGGCATTCATCCCTCACATCTCAATTTTAAGGCACTACCAGCATATCATTTCtttcaataaaaaaattatttccttttctttaatcacatcTCTCTCCTTTCTTTCGCTCTAATTAATTCacttatattattattttaacaatAAGGTACAAATATAAAGCATGTTGGAGTTGATATACAAAAATATTATTTGATTCACAAGGCATTTAATAGGACATATTGTACTTACCAAAACCCTtagttttataaaataaataaaaaattataaatttagattaagtgttataataaattaattttaatttaagaTTTATTCATCTTATCATATTTTATAAATGTAAGtgtaaatttaaattatttttagttttaatttaacattatatattttttatattaattatttcATTATATATCTTTGCTTgtctttaaaatattatatatattgtaTCTTATTTACTATCTTATTTTAAGTTTAATTGTTATATAAAAATTCATATTCCTTTAatttactattattattattatttataattaaactGATTGGTCATTCAACAGGTAAATTATTTTAGATGAATAATAGCCAATATATAGAAAGTAAGTcagattaaaaaaaattaaagtaacAATGAATGACGTATTTCGGGGAAGTACAAGACACACACCCTAACCTCATTTTTTGGTTGGCAGTAAGTTTGGAATATTATTTACCCATTTTTAACACAAATATTTGTGGATACTTGAGATAAGAACTCAATCTAAGCTCAATGACACAATGGTTTAAAAACAAGGTTCATATTTAGAGAAATATTAGAGTTTCAAGACAAATTCATGTAAAGTGCATATTTGATAAATTTCCTAATAGTGAGATAAAatttgcatgcatatatatacccTCAAATAATTAAATCGTGACAAATGTCTCGGTATCATTAGAGGAAATTTTGGGAACGGATTTGGCACACTACTTTTATATTTATTCTATGTTGTTGGTAATAATTGAACAATTTTGTTTGTGATGATAAAgagaagcagataaaattactACTTAAAATCCAAGTGGACATAACTACTCCTGATAAATAAAAATATCAAGAATTTCACTATTAAAAATTATGGGGAAATACGTAATAAATGTCTAAAATTTAAAGGTGAAGTGTAAATAATAATAAGACATTTTGTAAACGTGGTTCGGTTAAACAAAACAAGATCGTTTCGTTCAAATTTTAGTAAAATAGCGAAGGATATTCCGTCAATAATGAAATAGACTTAGGGAAAATGAAAACCCCTTTTATTTTTACACTTTTTCATTTCCCGCTCCGTTTTCTCTATATTTCGAGATTTAGGTCAAAACTCAAAGGATGTATCTCATCTTACCATACGCACCCATTCCAGGCCAGAGGAGACGATCTCTTCTTATCTTTTAATTAGGATTAGTAGGGACGGAGTCGGAGTCGGTTCACGTCGAGATTCAAACCCAATCGCATTAGTAAAAGAGTCTGTCGACTCTTTTATTATTAGTTTTTAGAAGGTTTAAATAAGTCTTCATAATTGGTTTGGTTTCAAGATTTAGAATCTATGTTAAATTGTCGGGGCGATTCCCAAGCAAGAAGATGAAATGAAGATCTTCTATTTTGCTTGCTTCTCTCGCGCTATCTTGCACAAAGATTATCTCTTCAAGTTCCTTAAATGGTCTGCGAACTTCAAATCGGAGATTTTTTTAACAATTTCTCAGATTTATTGTATACCCGATAAGTACCTATACGGCAATACCCAGTGGAGAGTGGAGGGTGTTCGATACCGAGTTCAATTAGAGAATGTGTTTATATTTAATCGTAATAAGAACCGCCTCTTTATAAGAAacattttcttatttattttgcATTTctttattactaatttttaataaatcaaatcAAACCAAATATACCCGTAGGTGAAGGGTAAGATGTACGCACTCATATCCCTAATTTGAAGAATATCCAGACTGTTTCCGTGAAGACCCCAGGTTTAGtgtaataaaaatataatgtgtgataaaataaaaaaaattactcAAAATAAAAAATTGTAAGACAAATATAAAAACTAAGAAGCAATATTGATCAAGAAACAATGGACGGAATAATACCTGCATATGAGACTTAAACTACAGGTTAATAGTTGCAAGTGCTAAATTTTTGTGTATTTTCCTACCAACGGAttcctaatattttaaaagtgCCACTGCCATAAAATATCACTAAATGTATGCATTTGATGGGATTCTCAAAATCATCAAATCTTTTTGTTCTTCAACCATTAACTTGATTATCACTAATTTAACTAACCATTGTAATCATCTTGTAGAAACTTATTGATgaaataaaattaacaaaaacaCTCCAAAAACACACAAATTCAGAGTGTCttaagcaaaaaaaaaaaaaaaaaaaaaaaaaaaaatacgATAAAGAATATTGATTTATTGATTTGGATTACATGTGATCTAAATTATTATCTTTTGTTCAATCATTTTTTGGGTTCATATGTTCTTCATGAATCCAAAAAATTATCTTTTTGAATGTtacaaaaaattattaaattgtCTATTCAAAAAGCTTGCATACATAGCCGGCCCTGAGGTCATGCTCTCTTTGGTGCACATTTTTATTACAAACATGAAAGAATTTTAGGTtgacatttttaatttttattttaaaagatcacttcaaaaataaaatatattttacatTTAATTGAATCGAGATAAATATTAtcgataatattattttttatcatTATTTCAATTTATTATCATCGGGCAAAAAAAAAGTTCGCTTGGAAGTTTATATATTTCAGCCTTTCCTTTCAGGGCATTATATCAGGGTTATCAGTGATACGAGCGAGAAGTTTCTGCATTTGAAAATTTGATAAATATTTGTAGTTTGAGTGAAGAAAATTTTGAATTGATATATTTTATCACATTTTTGttcaattttaataatttttatacGTGTATGTTTTTATATTAATGTATTGTATGCCTTTAAAAAAATGCAAATACAAGATATAATAGAAATGAGAAAAAGTAAAATAATTGAACTATTCTGCACAACAGttttttattttacaaaataatAATTTCCGGCGATTTTCATTTGAGACAGTCATAAAACTCGAAGCACAAAGGCACCAAGAAGCAAGTCTAATTACCTTTGGTTTAGAAATTAAGGAGCTGAATTTTATTGCACGAagacataataataataataataataataataataataataataataataataataataataataataatttaatttttctCTCCGTCATGTGGGAGTCTTAATTTTTCTCTCCGTCTTTAGTCTTATTC carries:
- the LOC141690223 gene encoding leucine-rich repeat protein 1-like, which translates into the protein MALFNLRAVGVATLVALMVMLTAVNGNSEGDALYAFRNSLTDPDNVLDSWDPTLVNPCTWFHVTCNQDNHVTRLDLGNTNLSGHLVPELGTLEHLQYLELYKNNIQGTIPNELGNLKSLISLDLYNNNLTGIIPSTLGKLQSLVFLRLNDNHLVGRIPRELVNVSNLKVVDVSSNDLCGTIPTRGPFEHIPLSNFENNPRLEGPELQGLASYDTNCI